A window from Cryptomeria japonica chromosome 1, Sugi_1.0, whole genome shotgun sequence encodes these proteins:
- the LOC131029157 gene encoding uncharacterized protein LOC131029157 isoform X1, giving the protein MATAAFKSTTKRTQVGSQENNTSLAAGNNSGKPGSKPAGGHRRSRSLSHFGRYSSEISSSAYSVLRQIDIDNKDEELSDKPSDSSNVSPIRGSNVGPFVNTVRGSSAAVDSPPVRETQRGRSVSRHQTDIAADNYSEAEKLQRRGRSVNRYGASNHTANPSNDGRRRQRSVSVVRQHQYSDSTSESDMDATYQWTSSNRPKNNAAVEGQRHISEKLSGRDVVKPQRGLRRCSSQTDLSRSYDNHSSYGSSLTDDEGLDVTHNDQGEEKIIRAVYAQMKSLRSDHPTGDMDAADLLEAMRSEVRNAIAELKNEIKQTGAQKNTQSATSKGSSDLLKPKSADVRKNYTAKLEQVSEKRTRNLRTELAVEEQRRQELGKILKELLSGPKPAQTERPSRRRRNSADRKQLSKSLNEEAQKYIDEFLSMPNMEDSELSSSFEEEQYNATSHGRKIEDTGICQESLQKIENAEKCSHSTQHVPLSVEDDGVVLPWLEWETNPDSPPQFSRADLEAVMTEKTVQNKFAEEVGSSSSFDGNVTVTSNNYSSGSWTPDSNHQLNISKHDSSITTSLNLSSTRNSREIRSQEYKSNLKDSVKLLHDHGRFPKSTYLEDDYISHVNNEVILMEKLKLENRIQSGGIFLCCTNLL; this is encoded by the exons ATGGCGACGGCCGCATTCAAATCCACAACGAAGCGAACCCAAGTCGGTTCTCAAGAAAATAACACCAGTTTAGCTGCAGGCAATAATTCCGGAAAGCCGGGCAGCAAGCCAGCGGGTGGTCACAGGAGGTCTAGGAGCTTAAGCCATTTCGGCCGCTACAGCTCTGAGATCTCTTCTTCCGCGTATTCCGTTCTCCGCCAAATTGACATTGACAATAAGGATGAGGAGCTTAGCGATAAGCCCTCTGATTCTAGCAATGTCAGCCCCATCAGGGGCTCCAATGTAGGGCCCTTCGTTAATACTGTGCGTGGCTCCTCTGCAGCTGTTGATTCCCCGCCCGTCAGAGAAACGCAAAGGGGACGGTCAGTTTCCCGTCATCAGACGGATATAGCTGCTGATAACTATTCTGAGGCGGAAAAGTTGCAGAGGAGAGGCCGGTCAGTCAACAGATATGGTGCCTCTAATCACACTGCAAACCCTTCCAATGATGGAAGGAGGAGGCAGCGTTCTGTGTCTGTGGTTCGGCAACATCAGTACAGTGACTCCACATCTGAG AGTGACATGGATGCAACATATCAGTGGACTTCATCGAACAGACCCAAAAATAATGCTGCTGTTGAGGGTCAAAGACACATTTCTGAGAAGTTATCAGGAAGGGATGTTGTTAAGCCTCAGCGAGGATTAAGAAGGTGCTCAAGTCAAACGGATTTATCAAGATCTTACGATAACCATTCT agcTATGGATCATCACTGACTGATGATGAaggtctggatgtgacacataacGACCAGGGAGAAGAGAAAATAATAAGAGCAGTGTATGCTCAAATGAAG TCCTTGCGGAGTGATCATCCAACAGGAGACATGGATGCTGCTGATTTATTAGAAGCTATGCGATCAGAAGTTAGGAATGCAATTGCTGAACTTAAGAACGAAATAAAACAA ACTGGTGCACAGAAGAACACTCAGTCAGCTACTTCAAAGGGTTCCAGTGATTTACTTAAGCCAAAGAGTGCCGATGTCAGGAAAAATTATACTGCCAAGCTAGAACAGGTT TCAGAGAAGCGGACAAGGAATCTTCGAACTGAGTTGGCTGTTGAAGAACAACGCCGCCAGGAACTGGGAAAAATACTGAAAGAGTTGCTTTCAGGACCAAAACCAGCTCAAACAGAAAGACCTTCACGACGGAGAAGA AATAGTGCAGATAGGAAGCAGTTATCTAAATCCTTGAATGAAGAAGCACAGAAGTACATTGATGAGTTTTTATCTATGCCGAACATGGAAGACTCTGAATTATCCTCATCCTTTGAGGAAGAGCAGTATAATGCAACTTCTCATGGTAGAAAAATAGAAGACACTGGAATATGTCAAGAATCActgcaaaaaattgaaaatgctGAGAAATGTTCGCATAGCACTCAACATGTTCCTTTGTCGGTAGAAGATGATGGTGTGGTTCTTCCTTGGTTAGAATGGGAAACCAATCCTGATAGTCCACCTCAGTTTAGCAGAGCAGATTTGGAAGCAGTTATGACTGAAAAGACCGTACAAAATAAATTTGCTGAG GAAGTGGGAAGTAGTAGTAGTTTTGATGGTAATGTTACTGTTACAAGCAACAACTATAGCAGTGGAAGTTGGACCCCCGATAGCAACCATCAGCTTAACATTTCTAAACATGACTCTAGCATTACTACCAGTCTCAACTTGTCTTCCACACGAAATTCCAGAGAAATTCGAAGTCAGGAGTATAAGAGCAATCTGAAAGACTCTGTGAAGCTGCTACATGATCATGGTAGATTTCCAAAGTCTACATATCTAGAGGATGATTATATTTCACACGTGAATAATGAAGTCATCCTCATGGAAAAGCTGAAGCTTGAGAATCGAATACAATCTGGAGGAATTTTTCTTTGTTGTACAAATCTTTTGTGA
- the LOC131029157 gene encoding uncharacterized protein LOC131029157 isoform X2 — protein MATAAFKSTTKRTQVGSQENNTSLAAGNNSGKPGSKPAGGHRRSRSLSHFGRYSSEISSSAYSVLRQIDIDNKDEELSDKPSDSSNVSPIRGSNVGPFVNTVRGSSAAVDSPPVRETQRGRSVSRHQTDIAADNYSEAEKLQRRGRSVNRYGASNHTANPSNDGRRRQRSVSVVRQHQYSDSTSESDMDATYQWTSSNRPKNNAAVEGQRHISEKLSGRDVVKPQRGLRRCSSQTDLSRSYDNHSSYGSSLTDDEGLDVTHNDQGEEKIIRAVYAQMKSLRSDHPTGDMDAADLLEAMRSEVRNAIAELKNEIKQTGAQKNTQSATSKGSSDLLKPKSADVRKNYTAKLEQSEKRTRNLRTELAVEEQRRQELGKILKELLSGPKPAQTERPSRRRRNSADRKQLSKSLNEEAQKYIDEFLSMPNMEDSELSSSFEEEQYNATSHGRKIEDTGICQESLQKIENAEKCSHSTQHVPLSVEDDGVVLPWLEWETNPDSPPQFSRADLEAVMTEKTVQNKFAEEVGSSSSFDGNVTVTSNNYSSGSWTPDSNHQLNISKHDSSITTSLNLSSTRNSREIRSQEYKSNLKDSVKLLHDHGRFPKSTYLEDDYISHVNNEVILMEKLKLENRIQSGGIFLCCTNLL, from the exons ATGGCGACGGCCGCATTCAAATCCACAACGAAGCGAACCCAAGTCGGTTCTCAAGAAAATAACACCAGTTTAGCTGCAGGCAATAATTCCGGAAAGCCGGGCAGCAAGCCAGCGGGTGGTCACAGGAGGTCTAGGAGCTTAAGCCATTTCGGCCGCTACAGCTCTGAGATCTCTTCTTCCGCGTATTCCGTTCTCCGCCAAATTGACATTGACAATAAGGATGAGGAGCTTAGCGATAAGCCCTCTGATTCTAGCAATGTCAGCCCCATCAGGGGCTCCAATGTAGGGCCCTTCGTTAATACTGTGCGTGGCTCCTCTGCAGCTGTTGATTCCCCGCCCGTCAGAGAAACGCAAAGGGGACGGTCAGTTTCCCGTCATCAGACGGATATAGCTGCTGATAACTATTCTGAGGCGGAAAAGTTGCAGAGGAGAGGCCGGTCAGTCAACAGATATGGTGCCTCTAATCACACTGCAAACCCTTCCAATGATGGAAGGAGGAGGCAGCGTTCTGTGTCTGTGGTTCGGCAACATCAGTACAGTGACTCCACATCTGAG AGTGACATGGATGCAACATATCAGTGGACTTCATCGAACAGACCCAAAAATAATGCTGCTGTTGAGGGTCAAAGACACATTTCTGAGAAGTTATCAGGAAGGGATGTTGTTAAGCCTCAGCGAGGATTAAGAAGGTGCTCAAGTCAAACGGATTTATCAAGATCTTACGATAACCATTCT agcTATGGATCATCACTGACTGATGATGAaggtctggatgtgacacataacGACCAGGGAGAAGAGAAAATAATAAGAGCAGTGTATGCTCAAATGAAG TCCTTGCGGAGTGATCATCCAACAGGAGACATGGATGCTGCTGATTTATTAGAAGCTATGCGATCAGAAGTTAGGAATGCAATTGCTGAACTTAAGAACGAAATAAAACAA ACTGGTGCACAGAAGAACACTCAGTCAGCTACTTCAAAGGGTTCCAGTGATTTACTTAAGCCAAAGAGTGCCGATGTCAGGAAAAATTATACTGCCAAGCTAGAACAG TCAGAGAAGCGGACAAGGAATCTTCGAACTGAGTTGGCTGTTGAAGAACAACGCCGCCAGGAACTGGGAAAAATACTGAAAGAGTTGCTTTCAGGACCAAAACCAGCTCAAACAGAAAGACCTTCACGACGGAGAAGA AATAGTGCAGATAGGAAGCAGTTATCTAAATCCTTGAATGAAGAAGCACAGAAGTACATTGATGAGTTTTTATCTATGCCGAACATGGAAGACTCTGAATTATCCTCATCCTTTGAGGAAGAGCAGTATAATGCAACTTCTCATGGTAGAAAAATAGAAGACACTGGAATATGTCAAGAATCActgcaaaaaattgaaaatgctGAGAAATGTTCGCATAGCACTCAACATGTTCCTTTGTCGGTAGAAGATGATGGTGTGGTTCTTCCTTGGTTAGAATGGGAAACCAATCCTGATAGTCCACCTCAGTTTAGCAGAGCAGATTTGGAAGCAGTTATGACTGAAAAGACCGTACAAAATAAATTTGCTGAG GAAGTGGGAAGTAGTAGTAGTTTTGATGGTAATGTTACTGTTACAAGCAACAACTATAGCAGTGGAAGTTGGACCCCCGATAGCAACCATCAGCTTAACATTTCTAAACATGACTCTAGCATTACTACCAGTCTCAACTTGTCTTCCACACGAAATTCCAGAGAAATTCGAAGTCAGGAGTATAAGAGCAATCTGAAAGACTCTGTGAAGCTGCTACATGATCATGGTAGATTTCCAAAGTCTACATATCTAGAGGATGATTATATTTCACACGTGAATAATGAAGTCATCCTCATGGAAAAGCTGAAGCTTGAGAATCGAATACAATCTGGAGGAATTTTTCTTTGTTGTACAAATCTTTTGTGA